From a region of the Bradyrhizobium manausense genome:
- a CDS encoding ABC transporter substrate-binding protein translates to MPTLLWSACAGFALAAVVAMPALADGLKNEIAPTGKLRVAIAISPAGGAFWSTKTEAGYAGVPVDLGKELAAQLGVPVDYIVYQNSGQITDAASKGAWDVTWLPKDPERETKMMFGPIYEVADATYIVKAGSSVTNFATLDQPGIKVAAVNATTTMRGAVAHLKNAEVTGYQTYDEIFGLLKSGEIDAFALSRDQLNKMAQKIPGTRVLDETFKKTVTAVAVPLGHSQALTLATRFMTEAVTNGTLRKAYDTNGLKDAPIRTE, encoded by the coding sequence ATGCCAACGCTACTCTGGTCGGCCTGCGCCGGCTTCGCTCTCGCTGCTGTGGTTGCCATGCCCGCGCTAGCCGATGGCCTGAAAAACGAGATCGCCCCGACCGGCAAGCTGCGGGTCGCGATCGCGATCAGCCCGGCGGGCGGTGCGTTCTGGTCGACCAAGACCGAGGCCGGCTATGCCGGCGTCCCCGTCGACCTCGGCAAGGAGCTGGCCGCTCAGCTCGGCGTCCCCGTAGATTACATCGTGTACCAGAATTCCGGACAGATTACCGACGCGGCGAGCAAAGGCGCGTGGGACGTCACCTGGTTGCCGAAAGATCCCGAGCGCGAGACGAAAATGATGTTCGGCCCGATCTACGAGGTCGCCGACGCCACCTACATCGTCAAGGCGGGTTCGAGCGTCACCAATTTTGCGACGCTCGACCAGCCCGGCATCAAAGTCGCGGCCGTGAACGCCACGACCACGATGCGCGGCGCTGTTGCGCATTTGAAGAACGCCGAGGTCACGGGCTATCAGACCTACGATGAAATCTTCGGCCTCCTGAAGAGTGGCGAGATCGACGCCTTCGCGTTGTCGCGCGATCAGCTCAACAAGATGGCGCAGAAGATTCCGGGGACCAGGGTGCTGGACGAGACATTCAAGAAGACGGTGACGGCCGTTGCCGTCCCGCTCGGCCACAGCCAGGCCCTGACGCTCGCTACCAGGTTCATGACCGAGGCCGTGACGAACGGCACCTTGCGAAAAGCCTATGATACCAACGGGCTGAAGGACGCGCCGATCCGCACCGAATAG
- a CDS encoding alkaline phosphatase family protein: protein MKSRFLTTAAVFAAATTLACSIPVFADDFGRDRDHSGNRDEHHRHPHEIHTETPIKHLVIIFNENRSFDHYFATYPNAANPSGSIPFVPKPHTPKVNNLANANLLLNNPNNTPANGTGATDPFRLDRTQANTRSQNHSYTPEQQAVDNGKDDLFPKFTGRGTAGGAGAFGTNGQVMGYFDGNTVTALWNYAQHFSMSDNNWTDTFGPSTPGMLEVVGGQTNGVQPVIGTTASIADGQGGLTLTGDTDPGNDACSSTTSTMLMGGKNIGDLLTAERISWGSFMGGFDLTLKNANGTTGCGRSTFSSNVNGTIVDYIPHHAFFQYHASTANPTHARPSSVEAIGHTHDFNGKVDPANHNYDLEDLYAAIKAGNFPAVSYVKMPAFQDGHAGNSDPLDEQAGNVELINFLQKQPEWRETAVIITYDDSDGWYDHQYVAPKNASYDATADQVNGPGLCGLGPTKQPAPKGLSGKPVNGRCGPGTRVPLIVVSPYAKTNYVSHTYSTQASVVRFIEDNWLHGKRLGGGSFDASSGSIMDLFDFEHDHSHDFRTDALFLDPTAGTVVVSPPDEHHHHH from the coding sequence ATGAAATCCAGATTTTTGACGACGGCTGCGGTTTTCGCGGCCGCGACCACCCTTGCGTGCAGCATTCCCGTTTTCGCAGACGATTTCGGTCGCGATCGCGACCATAGCGGCAACAGGGACGAACATCATCGCCATCCGCATGAGATTCATACGGAAACGCCGATCAAGCATCTCGTGATCATCTTCAACGAGAATCGCTCGTTCGACCATTATTTCGCGACCTATCCGAACGCGGCCAATCCCTCGGGCTCGATCCCCTTCGTGCCGAAGCCGCATACGCCGAAGGTCAACAATCTCGCCAATGCCAATCTGCTGCTGAACAACCCCAACAACACTCCGGCCAACGGCACCGGCGCGACGGACCCGTTCCGCCTCGACCGCACCCAGGCCAACACGCGCTCGCAGAACCATTCCTATACGCCCGAGCAGCAGGCCGTCGACAACGGCAAGGATGACCTGTTCCCGAAATTCACCGGCCGCGGCACCGCCGGCGGCGCCGGCGCTTTCGGCACCAACGGCCAGGTGATGGGCTATTTCGACGGCAACACCGTCACCGCTCTCTGGAATTACGCGCAGCACTTCTCGATGAGCGACAACAACTGGACCGACACCTTCGGTCCGTCGACGCCGGGCATGCTCGAAGTCGTCGGTGGCCAGACCAACGGCGTGCAGCCGGTCATCGGCACGACGGCCTCGATCGCCGACGGCCAGGGCGGTCTGACGCTGACTGGCGACACCGATCCGGGCAACGATGCCTGCTCGAGCACGACCAGCACCATGCTGATGGGCGGCAAGAACATCGGCGACCTGCTCACCGCCGAGCGTATCAGCTGGGGCAGCTTCATGGGTGGCTTCGACCTCACCCTCAAGAACGCCAACGGCACCACCGGCTGCGGCCGCAGCACGTTCTCGAGCAACGTCAACGGCACGATCGTCGACTACATCCCGCACCACGCCTTCTTCCAGTATCACGCGTCCACAGCCAACCCGACCCACGCACGGCCGAGCTCGGTCGAGGCGATCGGCCATACGCATGACTTCAACGGCAAGGTCGATCCGGCCAACCACAACTACGATCTCGAAGACCTTTATGCCGCGATCAAGGCCGGCAATTTCCCGGCTGTCTCCTACGTCAAGATGCCGGCCTTCCAGGACGGTCACGCCGGCAACTCCGACCCGCTCGACGAACAGGCCGGCAATGTCGAGCTGATCAACTTCCTCCAGAAGCAGCCGGAATGGCGCGAGACCGCCGTCATCATCACCTATGACGATTCCGACGGTTGGTACGATCACCAGTACGTTGCGCCGAAGAATGCCTCGTATGACGCGACCGCCGATCAGGTCAACGGTCCCGGCCTGTGCGGTCTCGGCCCGACCAAGCAGCCGGCGCCGAAAGGCCTCAGTGGCAAGCCGGTGAACGGCCGCTGCGGTCCGGGCACTCGCGTTCCCCTGATCGTGGTCTCGCCCTACGCCAAGACCAACTATGTCAGCCACACCTACTCGACCCAGGCTTCGGTGGTTCGCTTCATCGAGGACAACTGGCTGCACGGAAAGCGTCTCGGCGGCGGCTCGTTCGATGCCTCCTCGGGATCGATCATGGATCTGTTCGACTTCGAGCACGATCACAGCCATGACTTCCGCACCGACGCGCTGTTCCTCGATCCGACCGCCGGTACGGTCGTCGTCAGCCCGCCGGACGAACATCATCACCACCACTAG
- a CDS encoding efflux RND transporter periplasmic adaptor subunit produces the protein MTSAYPAHPAQFYRAWRHIGRAAAATAAVIALAGCEEKNTFVAPPPPKVDVATPLQRPITRYVEATGNTAPIKSVDLVARVQGFLQTIDYTDGSFVKQGTQLFTIEPETYKLKLDQARAAETGAQASVKQAEADYKRQVDLVQRQAVSQATLDTSTSTRDNAQATLQQAQANTRLADVNYGYTKVTAPFDGIVSAHMVSVGELVGVSSPTQLATIVAMDPIYVNFTVNEQDVLRIRAEAQRRGMTATDLKQLPIEIGLQTETGYPHEGKLDYVAPTLNSSTGTLAVRGVVPNDKRVLLPGYFVRVRVPFTQEKDALLVPDTALGSDQGGRYLLVANKDDVVEQRKVQIGPTDNGLRVIENGLKPDDRVVTSGLLRVIPGQKIDPQQTKLEQPQASNK, from the coding sequence ATGACCTCAGCGTATCCCGCTCATCCCGCACAATTTTATCGTGCGTGGCGGCATATCGGGCGGGCCGCGGCCGCCACGGCCGCAGTGATTGCGCTGGCCGGCTGCGAGGAGAAGAACACGTTCGTGGCGCCGCCGCCGCCCAAGGTGGATGTTGCCACACCATTGCAGCGCCCGATCACGCGTTATGTCGAGGCGACCGGTAACACCGCTCCGATCAAGAGCGTCGATCTCGTCGCGCGCGTGCAGGGGTTTCTGCAAACGATCGACTACACCGACGGCAGCTTCGTCAAGCAGGGCACCCAGCTGTTCACGATCGAGCCCGAGACCTACAAGCTCAAGCTCGACCAGGCGCGGGCCGCCGAGACCGGCGCACAGGCTTCGGTCAAGCAGGCGGAGGCCGACTACAAGCGGCAAGTCGATCTGGTGCAGCGGCAGGCGGTCTCGCAGGCGACGCTGGACACCTCGACATCGACCCGCGACAACGCGCAGGCCACTCTCCAGCAGGCCCAGGCCAACACCAGGCTCGCCGACGTGAACTACGGCTACACCAAGGTGACCGCGCCGTTCGACGGCATCGTCAGCGCGCACATGGTCTCGGTCGGCGAGCTCGTCGGCGTTTCCTCCCCGACGCAACTCGCCACCATCGTCGCGATGGACCCGATTTATGTGAATTTCACCGTCAACGAGCAGGACGTCCTGCGCATCCGCGCCGAAGCACAACGCCGCGGGATGACCGCCACCGATCTCAAGCAGCTCCCGATCGAAATCGGCCTGCAGACCGAAACCGGTTATCCTCATGAGGGCAAGCTCGACTACGTCGCGCCGACCCTCAATTCATCGACGGGCACGCTCGCCGTCCGCGGCGTCGTCCCCAACGACAAGCGGGTGCTGCTCCCCGGCTATTTCGTTCGCGTCCGCGTGCCCTTCACCCAGGAGAAGGACGCCCTCCTCGTCCCTGATACGGCCCTCGGCAGCGACCAGGGCGGCCGCTACCTGCTGGTGGCCAACAAGGACGATGTCGTCGAGCAGCGCAAGGTGCAGATTGGCCCGACCGACAACGGCCTGCGCGTGATCGAAAACGGCCTGAAGCCTGACGACCGCGTTGTCACGTCGGGGCTACTGCGCGTGATTCCGGGCCAGAAG
- a CDS encoding dienelactone hydrolase family protein has product MLGRWIATATLLLVLMMQSAQAQLTVDPESIVPLPPRFDMEPPASDVPPEIARFQGAWIGTWQDDRHILVVERVKADGHADLVFARSDSAFNGMNREWWRDQATIVDGVLTMTGFRIFRYAFDGPDRLYMTATLKNGAVSSGALVRVDPARLAAGERPVDWPWPGERVRIPHLTGRTPDGARPITLEGTFYPPSGQGPAPLAIFTHGSDIGRNQLRSWSFSTEAHWLRDNGFAVLALMRRGRGSSEGINGEETFGREYDGSLIDVSSGVAEAVEDLDSAIAYGRTLPGVKPGKVLLAGQSRGGFLAMHYAGLKPGEVMGVVNFSGGWYPYGPVTTPYYANAGRGAGDKVKQLWLYADNDRLYKEDLIREYRQAFAAAGGNARFELLHGVPGDGHLLRLYPERWRAVADQFLTSLDR; this is encoded by the coding sequence ATGCTTGGACGTTGGATTGCAACCGCTACATTGTTGCTGGTCTTGATGATGCAGAGCGCCCAGGCACAGCTGACGGTCGACCCCGAATCCATCGTCCCGTTGCCGCCCCGGTTCGACATGGAGCCGCCGGCGTCCGATGTGCCGCCCGAGATCGCGCGCTTCCAGGGCGCGTGGATCGGGACCTGGCAGGACGACAGGCACATTCTTGTCGTCGAGCGCGTCAAAGCCGATGGTCATGCCGACCTCGTCTTCGCTCGGTCGGACTCGGCCTTCAACGGCATGAATCGCGAATGGTGGCGTGATCAGGCGACGATCGTCGATGGCGTGCTGACCATGACGGGGTTTCGCATCTTCCGTTATGCCTTCGACGGCCCGGACCGGTTGTACATGACTGCGACGCTCAAGAATGGCGCCGTCAGCTCGGGGGCGCTGGTCCGCGTCGATCCGGCGCGCCTGGCTGCGGGAGAGCGGCCGGTCGATTGGCCGTGGCCCGGCGAGCGCGTCCGGATTCCGCACCTTACGGGTCGCACGCCTGATGGCGCACGACCGATCACGCTCGAGGGCACGTTCTATCCGCCGTCAGGGCAGGGGCCGGCGCCGCTCGCGATCTTCACCCACGGGTCCGACATCGGCCGCAATCAACTCAGGTCCTGGTCGTTCTCGACCGAGGCGCATTGGTTGCGTGACAATGGATTTGCGGTGTTGGCGCTGATGCGCCGCGGCCGCGGCAGCTCCGAGGGCATCAATGGTGAGGAAACTTTCGGGCGCGAGTACGACGGCAGCCTGATCGATGTCTCCTCAGGTGTCGCCGAGGCCGTCGAGGACCTCGATTCCGCGATCGCCTATGGCCGCACGCTGCCTGGCGTCAAACCGGGCAAGGTGCTGCTCGCGGGCCAGTCGCGCGGCGGCTTCCTCGCCATGCACTATGCCGGCCTCAAGCCCGGCGAGGTGATGGGCGTGGTGAATTTCAGCGGCGGTTGGTACCCGTACGGACCGGTGACCACGCCCTATTATGCAAATGCTGGCCGCGGCGCAGGCGACAAGGTCAAGCAACTCTGGCTCTATGCCGACAACGATCGCCTCTACAAGGAAGATCTGATCCGCGAATATCGGCAGGCGTTCGCCGCTGCCGGCGGCAATGCTCGCTTCGAGCTGCTGCATGGCGTGCCCGGCGACGGCCATTTGCTGCGGCTCTATCCCGAACGGTGGCGCGCGGTCGCCGACCAGTTCCTGACCTCGCTCGACCGATGA